Proteins from a single region of Polyangiaceae bacterium:
- a CDS encoding mechanosensitive ion channel family protein — protein sequence MAWLSHTVAEATSAGTLWLLALVLLNTLLSRTTRERRMVVTPLVLLAMHAIMVLVLGVLAAFGGTGHTGVRLAALIFGAVAATTALGSILFNQILARLKLPVPRILEDVVVGAASVIAVLAVASRTGINLSGLIATSAVLTAVVGLSLQDTLGNILSGLALQTDDSLHVDDWIKVGDVVGRVKEIRWRYTAIETRNWETVIFPNSMLVKGQVTVLGKRENQSTQWRRWIWFNVDFRFPPPEVIAAVNDALAAAPIERVADQPRAHAILMDFKESYCRYAARYWLTDLAVDDPTDSAVRIRIYFALRRAGIPLSIPAHAIFMTEESTQRESKKGTEEHERRVQMLANLDLFDSLSPDEHAALAMGLRYAPFAAGETLTRQGAQAHWLYIVESGEVAVLIREGNTEKEVARIGAGQFFGERSLLTGEPRSATIVAKTGVECWRLDQAVFRELIERRPEIAEEVAEVLSRREAELDEVREGLGHEATRRRDSKLDLVARIRGFFKLEG from the coding sequence ATGGCCTGGCTCAGCCACACCGTCGCAGAGGCAACGAGCGCTGGAACCCTCTGGCTCCTCGCGCTCGTCTTACTCAACACGCTGCTGTCACGAACGACGCGCGAGCGTCGCATGGTCGTCACGCCCCTCGTGCTGCTGGCCATGCACGCGATCATGGTGCTGGTGCTGGGCGTGCTCGCGGCCTTCGGCGGCACGGGTCACACCGGCGTGCGTCTGGCGGCGCTGATCTTCGGGGCCGTCGCCGCCACCACGGCCCTGGGCTCCATTCTCTTCAATCAGATCTTGGCGCGGCTGAAGCTCCCCGTGCCGCGCATCTTGGAGGACGTCGTCGTCGGTGCGGCCTCGGTGATCGCAGTGCTCGCGGTGGCGTCTCGCACGGGCATCAACTTGTCAGGGCTGATCGCCACCAGCGCAGTGCTCACGGCCGTCGTCGGCCTTTCCCTACAAGACACCCTCGGCAACATCCTGAGCGGCCTCGCGCTACAAACCGATGACTCCCTCCACGTGGACGACTGGATCAAGGTCGGGGACGTCGTCGGCCGCGTCAAAGAGATCCGCTGGCGCTACACCGCCATCGAAACGCGCAACTGGGAGACGGTGATCTTTCCGAACAGCATGCTGGTCAAGGGCCAGGTCACCGTGCTCGGCAAGCGCGAGAACCAGTCCACTCAGTGGCGACGCTGGATTTGGTTCAACGTGGACTTCCGCTTTCCGCCGCCCGAGGTGATCGCCGCAGTGAACGACGCCCTGGCGGCCGCGCCCATCGAGCGCGTGGCGGACCAGCCGCGCGCCCATGCCATCTTGATGGACTTCAAGGAGAGCTACTGCCGCTACGCCGCCCGCTACTGGCTCACGGATCTGGCCGTGGATGATCCCACGGATAGCGCGGTGCGAATCCGGATCTACTTTGCCCTGCGACGCGCCGGCATTCCGCTGTCCATTCCCGCGCATGCCATCTTCATGACGGAAGAGTCGACCCAACGCGAGTCGAAGAAGGGCACGGAAGAACACGAGCGTCGCGTGCAGATGTTGGCAAACCTGGATCTGTTCGACAGCTTGAGCCCCGATGAGCACGCGGCGCTGGCCATGGGCCTCCGCTACGCGCCTTTCGCCGCTGGGGAAACCCTGACACGCCAAGGCGCCCAGGCGCACTGGCTCTACATCGTGGAGTCGGGGGAAGTGGCCGTGCTGATCCGTGAAGGCAACACGGAGAAGGAAGTCGCGCGCATTGGTGCCGGGCAATTCTTCGGCGAGCGCTCCCTGCTCACCGGTGAACCGCGCTCCGCCACCATCGTGGCAAAGACGGGCGTGGAGTGCTGGCGCCTGGATCAGGCTGTCTTCCGCGAGCTGATCGAGCGTCGCCCGGAAATCGCGGAAGAGGTCGCGGAAGTGTTGAGTCGGCGTGAGGCCGAGCTCGATGAAGTGAGGGAAGGTCTGGGCCATGAGGCCACCAGGCGGCGCGACTCGAAGCTCGACCTGGTCGCGCGCATTCGTGGCTTCTTCAAACTGGAGGGTTGA
- a CDS encoding HEAT repeat domain-containing protein has protein sequence MRTALATLALLVVACAAQPTEQAAATHSKQTTAAAEPTTAKPASPTTGPRADCGDALQLLLSVPHDPPTRAQVDSACAAPVAALVQVADDDSALALRRLRAVTLLGTYDSTEAQDALERALHAELASVRRTAVAALAKHRASARRDTLLRKALEDGDPHVRAETARALKGDSTPATRDALAGARERETVPFVKALLE, from the coding sequence ATGAGAACTGCACTCGCAACCTTGGCGCTACTGGTCGTGGCCTGCGCGGCCCAGCCGACCGAGCAGGCCGCTGCGACTCACTCGAAGCAAACCACGGCCGCGGCAGAACCCACGACGGCAAAGCCCGCGTCCCCTACGACCGGGCCACGCGCAGACTGCGGCGACGCACTGCAACTCTTGCTCTCGGTCCCCCATGATCCGCCGACGCGAGCGCAAGTGGACTCCGCCTGTGCCGCCCCGGTCGCCGCGCTGGTGCAGGTTGCGGACGACGACAGCGCGCTGGCACTGCGACGCTTGCGGGCTGTGACGTTGCTCGGTACCTACGACTCCACGGAAGCGCAGGACGCCCTCGAACGCGCCCTGCACGCAGAGCTCGCCTCGGTGCGGCGCACCGCCGTGGCTGCCCTCGCGAAGCACCGTGCCTCGGCGCGACGCGACACGCTGCTACGCAAAGCCCTGGAAGATGGCGATCCCCACGTGCGAGCGGAGACGGCGCGAGCGCTGAAGGGTGACTCGACGCCAGCGACGCGCGACGCCCTGGCCGGGGCGCGTGAGCGCGAAACCGTGCCTTTCGTGAAGGCGCTGCTCGAGTAG